From the Apis cerana isolate GH-2021 linkage group LG3, AcerK_1.0, whole genome shotgun sequence genome, one window contains:
- the LOC108002707 gene encoding protein PRRC2C-like isoform X4, protein MSTLSGLVSKGEKGKSKFQSLDINSLYRVSRGESLEQHQQKNTLPRKHGMQSLGKVPSARRPPANLPSLKSEHSSNDPAVSLVPSGGSGWATTKESTTTTTTTTTTAVTTSDTSTANSSTAQCVAGTITTSLHPLLPGQQNTSQSSYSSDVNNKSSWSAIMSRSGDGTAVGSQQQSHQQQQQQTASRELNAQYGPGPSLRPQTEGSWIQGGSRTTSGAGIGTAGSGSGNSGVQGPPLNITGPGGHTDLSGGGRQNLVQSPNMGMAQGGPPHSSSNSVNALNSNSHQVGPNLHHYRGLIPPFMYRGNFSGGFPSQFPTNTSSSGPRPRFNYPSERFPPPSIRQQERERVPEEEIITRPIIKEEDLTRMDDISRDAGWAAHDDIDYNQKLTFSDDEPDPEPSKKDEKKDNKEEKIEENSTDDKEKTRDNRDNRDNHDNRDLKESRDQATHRSWTQSSLSRDYRGSNGSGSYSGVEDDEAWNERRRLKVVEVASAVERARQRKEEEEKRYQESTRQAAAKKLQDLEQKLKEKQANESKGLISVPPVPIPVPEWEREKENRERERSEGKDEKSLNIRELRESRDGPKDNRDSRDQLLSDFRQTDRQNFTRQDSNRNERERERDRDQRDIRDRELHASFSRYYKTNLPPRFQKQQAEKINAGLNRVSPNTERSTSQSVPFSQQYDPGRWVHNHSSLNDDRTPSRDYRGSLLRDDRYRHSTHRSYDIRKTGGYYDEYTRNCRDHDYDDRHSRDSWERERYFDDNKDRELKDNIESRDIREIRDNRNSRDVRERDNKDKKDYDNYLKDPFDNRDRDRDRDRERERERERERERERERERERERERERDRDRDRDRDCDQRERSESSEWREERIIQDRIIDNRRDTQREERIERNERPQRPDSRDSRASRESKTSLRDEDSHKLRDCTSWVNEVADYEENKRDVYHEDIREKEREKERRQPLGPVTKERIEADELKNEKRNLTQLKRASSDQDKKDQVKEPSLEIKKEMDVWNRKIDRVNENNRIIERGDNSPKAWADAVSPTFEKEEEKTLESIKNDKDSEDLKQNFDKLNLDKREDTLSEDVIIEQQVKEEKREKNIRNRTSSGGSSSRVRDSRGGRQWGSTYSVYARGWRGPETRGRRGGPRTAARPASARSGSYGHTDSENSADEISGSTESGKEEKKSVRSPKPSQKTEKEERNREAIISNRDEKRTDYCQSQRNEKRTYDNKVSREGFAPSGEPSRRGRGGSFRIRSTTTTGNRMEGYGPPSCKSPFSSERNIDEKQNSEKLRQNPSTPTPEKEINSLISSQNESTDDKIIAKQQALTAGITGKRAKSPNQQSQQTQQSCNKQDGNHTSNNISSQKIQVIRKDESRSKRTRSGSRRGRDNRELRYRGSGSNVSKQTSSDLGNEDWETTSENSEDHTEDHKESRNSRNKQFSARSNTGNNQNVVASNMHSRRNEQAGNNREQREKNVKSSNTASRAPGAEKRNLQNSSFANQKNHSNNIPPLIQTTQIQNGRSRNQTSGNSLSISNKSITKDTTVNRLDEIKLNDSNLVSQALNDINKRSQGKEKKPMIDCEMEINNCIEDVPNIIEDKVDSDGFQEVRSKKNVKESRHGSKEETKPAKREKEKDRERDRSKSKANGGSQQTSLQQVQNIPPLLGQTIPQPTNILQKQYDRTSRSQKLAPRFQKQRLAKQQQQQQQQQQQQQQQQQMCTSDANDTIKINNSSNNFGKDSSTGPAPPPSVNAWDKPFTTSQLQSNSPSTVSSDIQLIPGLSTQNEHGHVHSHEVNEQTNSGNSSQRNSPSGEKNVGKSLKDQLLEKSSVSDVSSPPVQTLIFENTNYSKTTKAGPSDLAVKTKFPNHMKTQQQRVEKRTDLEEESNTATTIQQQQQQSLPVAFSNKPNDLIKDKNQEPIQMPLSFNKNEDNADMKLDFTFDSDLSQLTEDKNKSLGMTRSIHMATGQNTISPSTAELNLKIASVKKVWENVPPMPTVVEHEDGNVVSTANTFPQAFESTDVDDSYSPHQQYNQNNMKNEITTSTNVCKLVPPQVKPQQQSSGSSSSQSGSTVPGPSSIGAGQSPIGHPPVSLQGPLSPPPFNSTGQPSHINYQEFPQYPGSQAAQYGSMSAIPSPPAVLFNTGSGQLPAQAGGLYGAFQLDQSRSPFTQYAPPYAPSLQNSFSQQNVYLQQPPPPPPHAPNAPTPDMYQSNLSQYRITAAAAPPFGQSQQLSNNPNTVLISSSSNSLMSASVKPSSQPIGAIGTKAPHFQAPSAPQPNPLTYIPYDPNQVLGVSGSYMGNSQLVQRPGPNVQASANSYYSATSADVFPGSQTGFYQPGGATQQTGTHYGLQGFGQHSQSLATGSATPVGLQNFSSGFLSSSGLQIAAAAAAQQFRNPTGGLPGPANAGPTFLSKHQPQEQPRQLKSPSGNQQDVLASVFSSTPQIPSPKSRNCKQQSSSQQPQPSPTQHHKYQQYQGVNQSTLILQQNIRGMGMPPRAGIQPSQQRYPPPIQRPVVPFTPGPNPNNPTQQQQPNCMQQQQQQSQINRHRSNLHQQQQQRNMKMQQQYYSGQGNVKMDTNEKTDSHNDKINDGNSAQQGSAKPNVNSQENDNKEEVNQQNE, encoded by the exons ATGTCTACTCTGTCAGGGCTTGTGTCGAAGGGGGAGAAAGGAAAATCCAAGTTTCAATCATTAGACATCAATAGCTTGTATCGGGTGAGTAGG GGTGAATCTTTAGAACAACATCAACAAAAAAACACATTGCCACGTAAACATGGAATGCAAAGTCTTGGAAAAGTGCCTTCGGCACGGCGACCTCCAGCTAATCTGCCTAGTTTAAAAAGTGAACACAGCAGCAACGATCCGGCTGTCAGTCTTGTACCAAGTGGAGGAAGTGGTTGGGCTACTACCAAAGAGTCGACAactaccactactactacAACTACTACAGCTGTAACCACATCAGATACATCtact gCAAATTCTTCAACAGCACAATGTGTAGCAGGAACTATCACAACATCGTTACATCCATTACTCCCAGGGCAACAAAATACTTCACAGTCTTCATATTCTTCCGATGTAAACAACAAATCATCATGGAGTGCAATAATGAGCAGATCTGGAGATG GAACTGCAGTAGGAAGTCAACAACAGTCACAtcaacagcagcaacaacaaacAGCAAGTCGGGAATTAAATGCACAATATGGACCTGGTCCAAGTTTACGACCTCAAA cgGAAGGAAGTTGGATACAAGGTGGAAGTCGTACAACCAGTGGTGCAGGAATAGGAACTGCTGGTTCTGGAAGTGGGAATTCAGGGGTCCAGGGCCCCCCTTTAAATATCACTGGACCAGGAGGACATACCGACTTATCTGGAGGAGGTCGACAGAACTTGGTCCAGTCTCCCAATATGGGTATGGCCCAGGGAGGCCCTCCTCATAGTTCTTCAAACAGTGTAAATgctttaaattctaattctcaTCAAGTTGGTCCAAATCTACATCATTACAGAGGACTTATTCCTCCATTT ATGTACAGAGGGAACTTTTCTGGTGGATTTCCTTCTCAATTTCCGACAAACACAAGTTCTAGTGGGCCTAGACCTCGGTTCAATTATCCCTCAGAACGATTTCCTCCTCCATCTATTCGTCAACAAGAACGCGAGCGCGTTcccgaagaagaaattattacacgaccaattattaaagaagaagATCTTACTCGAATGGACGATATTTCTCGTGATGCTGGCTGGGCAGCACATGatgatattgattataatcaaaaacttACCTTTAGTGACGATGAACCTGATCCTGAACCTTCGAAGAAAGACGAAAAAAAGGAcaataaggaagaaaaaatagaggaAAATTCAACAGAtgacaaagaaaaaacaagagaTAACCGTGATAATCGTGATAATCACGATAATCGAGATTTGAAGGAATCCCGAGATCAAGCAACTCATCGTTCATGGACTCAGAGTTCTTTATCCCGTGATTATCGTGGTTCCAACGGGTCTGGTAGTTATAGCG GTGTAGAAGATGATGAAGCGTGGAACGAGAGACGCAGACTAAAAGTTGTTGAAGTAGCATCTGCTGTTGAACGCGCTCGACaacggaaagaagaagaagaaaaacgatatCAGGAATCGACTAGACAAGCGGCAGCTAAAAAATTGCAAGATTTAGAacaaaagttaaaagaaaaacaagctAATGAATCAAAAGGTTTAATAAGTGTTCCACCAGTACCGATTCCAGTTCCTGAATGggaacgagaaaaagaaaatagagaacGAGAACGATCTGAaggaaaagatgaaaaatctttaaatatacgtGAATTGCGTGAAAGTAGAGATGGTCCAAAAGACAATAGAGATTCGCGTGATCAATTACTGTCTGATTTTCGACAAACAGATCgacaaaattttacaagacAAGATAGTAATCGTAATGAACGTGAAAGAGAGCGAGATCGCGATCAAAGGGATATCAGAGATCGTGAGCTACATGCTTCATTTTCTCGATATTATAAAACCAATTTACCACCTCGATTTCAAAAACAACAggcagaaaaaattaatgctGGTCTTAATCGAGTTTCTCCTAATACTGAAAGATCAACTAGCCAATCCGTTCCATTCTCTCAGCAGTATGATCCTGGTAGATGGGTTCATAATCACAGTTCTTTAA atGATGATCGAACTCCATCTCGAGATTATCGTGGCTCTCTACTTCGAGATGATCGATATCGTCATTCTACACATCGATCTTATGACATACGCAAAACAGGCGGATATTATGATGAATATACTCGCAATTGTAGAGATCACGATTATGATGATAGACATTCTCGTGATTCTTGGGAACGCGAAAGATACTTTGATGATAATAAGGATCGGGAGTTAAAGGATAACATAGAATCTAGAGATATCAGGGAGATTCGAGATAATCGTAATTCTAGAGatgtgagagaaagagataataaggataaaaaggattacgataattatttaaag gatCCCTTTGATAATCGTGATCGTGATCGTGATCGTGATCGTGAACGTGAACGTGAACGCGAACGTGAACGCGAACGTGAACGCGAACGCGAACGTGAACGTGAACGTGAACGTGAAcgagatcgagatcgagatcgagatcgagattGTGATCAAAGAGAAAGATCGGAGAGTTCAGAATGGCGCGAAGAACGTATCATTCAAGACagaataatcgataatcgtcGAGATACCCAGAGAGAGGAACGAATAGAACGCAATGAACGTCCACAGAGACCAGATTCTCGCGATAGTCGTGCTTCTCGAGAATCGAAAACATCTTTACGAGATGAAGATTCACATAAATTACGAGATTGTACTTCTTGGGTAAACGAAGTTGCTgattatgaagaaaataaacgtGATGTGTATCATGAAGatattcgagaaaaagaacgagaaaaagaaagaaggcaACCACTAGGGCCTGTAACTAAAGAAAGAATTGAAGcggatgaattaaaaaatgagaaacgtAATTTAACTCAATTAAAACGAGCAAGTTCTgatcaagataaaaaagatcaaGTTAAAGAACCTTctttagagataaaaaaagaaatggatgtttggaatagaaaaattgatcgagttaacgaaaataatagaataatagaaagagGTGATAATTCTCCAAAAGCATGGGCAGATGCTGTTTCTCCGAcgtttgaaaaagaagaagaaaaaactttgGAATCTATTAAAAACGATAAAGACTCGGAAGATTTGAagcaaaattttgataaattaaatttagataaaagagAAGATACATTGAGTGAAGATGTAATAATAGAACAACaagtgaaagaagaaaaacgagaaaaaaatattcgaaatagaaCTAGCAGTGGCGGATCAAGTTCGAGAGTGCGAGATTCTCGAGGTGGTCGTCAATGGGGAAGTACATACAGTGTATATGCTCGAGGTTGGCGTGGTCCAGAAACAAGAGGACGAAGAGGTGGCCCTAGAACTGCTGCTAGACCAGCTTCTGCTAGAAGTGGTTCCTATGGACATACAGATTCAGAAAATAGTGCCGATGAAATATCTGGTTCGACCGAATCtggtaaagaagaaaagaaatcagtTAGATCACCAAAACCTAGtcaaaaaacagaaaaagaagaacgcAATCGTGAAGCAATAATATCTAATCGAGATGAAAAACGAACTGATTATTGTCAATCACAACGTAATGAAAAACGAACTTATGATAATAAAGTGAGTCGTGAAGGTTTTGCACCTTCAGGTGAACCATCTCGTCGTGGCCGAGGAGGCAGTTTTCGAATTCGAAGCACAACTACTACTGGTAATCGTATGGAAGGATATGGACCTCCATCTTGTAAAAGTCCTTTTTCTTCTGAACgtaatattgatgaaaaacaaaattctgaaaaattgcGACAAAATCCTTCAACACCTACtccagaaaaagaaataaattctttgataTCATCACAAAATGAATCTActgatgataaaattatagcgAAACAACAAGCACTTACTGCTGGAATAACTGGAAAACGTGCAAAATCTCCGAATCAACAATCTCAACAAACTCAACAATCTTGTAATAAACAAGATGGAAATCATACGAGCAACAATATTTCTTCTCAAAAGATACAAGTTATAAGAAAAGATGAATCGCGTTCAAAAAGAACTCGCAGTGGAAGCAGAAGG GGTAGAGATAATCGAGAATTACGTTACCGTGGCAGTGGTAGTAATGTATCGAAGCAAACATCTTCAGATTTAGGAAATGAAGATTGGGAAACTACATCTGAGAACAGTGAAGATCATACAGAGGATCATAAAGAATCACGTAACAGtcgtaataaacaattttctgCTCGTTCAAACACGGGTAATAATCAAAATGTTGTAGCGTCAAATATGCATTCACGTAGAAATGAACAGGCAGGAAACAATCGTGAACaacgtgaaaaaaatgtaaagtcTTCCAATACAGCATCTCGAGCCCCTGGCGCAGAAAAACGAAATCTACAGAATTCCAGTTTCGCAAATCAGAAGAATCATTCCAACAATATTCCGCCGTTGATACAAACCACTCAAATACAAAATGGAAGATCGAGAAATCAAACTTCTGGAAATAGTTTatcgatttcaaataaatcgataacaaAAGATACTACAGTGAATCGtttagatgaaataaaattaaacgattctaATTTAGTTAGTCAAGCTCTTAATGACATTAATAAAAGATCccaaggaaaagagaaaaaaccaATGATCGATTgtgaaatggaaataaataattgcattgaAGATGTTCCTAACATTATTGAAGATAAAGTTGATTCTGATGGCTTTCAGGAAGTTCGTTCAAAGAAAAACGTAAAAGAATCTAGACATGGTTCAAAAGAAGAGACAAAACCTGCAAaacgtgaaaaagaaaaagatagagaacGCGACCGTTCAAAATCAAAAGCAAATGGTGGCTCGCAGCAAACTTCTTTGCAACAAGTACAAAATATACCGCCATTGCTTGGTCAAACCATTCCACAACctacaaatattttgcaaaaacaaTATGATAGAACTTCGAGAAGTCAAAAACTTGCACCTAGATTCCAAAAACAGCGTTTAGCTAaacaacaacagcagcagcagcagcagcagcaacaacaacaacaacaacaacaaatgTGTACATCCGATGCGAATGATAcaatcaaaattaacaattcatCAAATAATTTCGGTAAAGATTCATCAACTGGTCCTGCACCTCCACCATCTGTGAATGCTTGGGATAAACCATTTACTACGAGTCAGTTACAATCAAATTCTCCATCAACAGTTTCTTCTGATATCCAATTGATACCAGGTTTGTCAACACAAAATGAACATGGTCACGTTCATAGTCATGAAGTTAACGAACAAACAAATTCTGGTAATAGTAGTCAACGAAATTCACCAAGTGGTGAAAAAAATGTTGGCAAAAGTTTGAAAGATCAACTTTTAGAAAAAAGTTCAGTTTCTGACGTATCTTCACCTCCTGttcaaacattaatttttgagaatacaaattattcaaaaactaCCAAAGCTGGTCCTTCCGATTTAGCAGTAAAGACTAAATTTCCGAATCATATGAAAACTCAACAGCAACGCGTTGAGAAACGTACAGATTTGGAAGAAGAAAGTAATACTGCCACTACCatacaacagcaacaacagcaaAGTTTACCTGTagcattttcaaataaacctaatgatttaataaaagataaaaatcaagaGCCAATTCAAATGCctctttcatttaataaaaatgaagataatgcAGATATGAAATTGGATTTCACTTTTGATTCTGATCTTTCTCAATTAACAGAAGACAAAAACAAAAGCTTAGGAATGACTCGATCTATACACATGGCTACTGGCCAAAATACTATTTCACCTTCTACAGCagaacttaatttaaaaattgcatcaGTAAAAAAAGTATGGGAAAATGTACCTCCTATGCCAACCGTGGTTGAGCACGAAGATGGCAATGTTGTTAGTACTGCTAATACTTTTCCTCAAGCATTTGAAAGTACAGATGTTGATGATAGTTACAGTCCTCATCaacaatataatcaaaataatatgaaaaatgaaataactaCTTCGACGAATGTGTGCAAG CTGGTTCCCCCGCAGGTGAAGCCGCAGCAACAATCCTCGGGCAGCAGTAGTAGCCAGTCTGGTTCAACAGTTCCTGGACCGAGTTCTATCGGAGCAGGGCAAAGTCCTATCGGACATCCTCCTGTTAGTCTTCAAGGACCATTGAGCCCACCTCCATTCAATTCTACGGGACAACCTTCTCATATCAATTATCAG gaaTTTCCTCAATATCCAGGCTCTCAAGCTGCACAATACGGTAGCATGTCTGCAATACCTTCTCCGCCAGCTGTATTATTTAACACTGGTTCCGGTCAACTTCCAGCTCAAGCAGGAGGTCTCTATGGAGCATTTCAATTAGATCAGAGCCGTTCTCCTTTCACACAATATGCGCCACCATATGCGCCATCtcttcaaaattcatttagtCAACAGAATGTTTATTTGCAACaacctccacctcctccaccGCACGCGCCAAATGCACCCACTCCGGATATGTATCAAAGCAATCTTTCACAATATCGCATT ACAGCAGCTGCTGCTCCTCCCTTTGGACAAAGTCAACAACTCAGTAACAATCCAAATACAGTTCTTATTAGCTCTTCTTCAAATTCCTTGATGTCAGCCAGCGTCAAGCCATCTTCTCAACCAATTGGAGCTATTGGAACTAAAGCTCCTCATTTTCAAGCACCATCTGCTCCTCAACCAAACCCA ttaacgTACATACCATATGATCCAAATCAAGTACTCGGCGTGAGTGGCAGTTATATGGGCAATTCCCAATTGGTACAGAGACCTGGTCCAAATGTACAAGCCTCAGCTAATAGTTATTATAGCGCAACTTCAGCTG atgTATTTCCCGGATCACAAACAGGTTTTTATCAGCCAGGAGGTGCTACACAACAAACTGGTACTCATTACGGACTTCAAGGATTTGGACAGCACAGTCAAAGTTTGGCAACTGGCAGTGCTACTCCTGTTGGACTTCAAAATTTCAGCTCAGGCTTTTTATCTAGTTCAGGTTTACAAATTGCTGCAGCTGCAGCAGCTCAGCAATTTCGTAATCCGACAGGAGGACTTCCTGGACCAGCAAATGCAGGTCCCACTTTTCTTAGCAAACATCAACCACAAGAACAACCTAGACAATTGAAAAGTCCATCGGGAAATCAGCAGGATGTTCTTGCATCAGTTTTCAGCTCTA caCCCCAAATACCATCTCCAAAATCAAGAAATTGTAAACAACAATCTTCATCTCAACAACCACAACCTAGTCCAACACAACATCATAAATATCAACAGTATCAAGGTGTTAATCAATCAACTTTG attttacaaCAAAATATACGTGGTATGGGTATGCCTCCTCGCGCTGGAATTCAACCATCACAACAAAGATATCCACCACCTATTCAAAGACCAGTTGTTCCATTTACCCCGGGTCCAAATCCGAATAATCCTACACAACAGCAACAACCTAATTGcatgcaacaacaacaacaacaatctcAAATCAATCGTCATAGATCGAATTTGCatcaacaacagcaacaacgaAATATGAAGATGCAACAGCAATATTATTCTGGTCAAG GAAATGTCAAAATggatacaaatgaaaaaacagATTCGCACAATGATAAAATCAACGATGGTAATTCTGCTCAACAAGGAAGCGCTAAACCAAACGTAAATTCACAAGAAAATGACAATAAGGAAGAAGTAAATCaacaaaatgaatga